DNA sequence from the Leptospira noumeaensis genome:
AAATCATCTATTATTCCTAGTTTTTTTGCTTTCGCTAAAATTCCGAGGGTCCCAGTTATTTTTAATCCGAGATTTTTTGCAATTTTTCTAGCTTTTAAATCATCTAAGATAACTAGAGAGTTTTTTGTTTCTAGTGCTAGAGCAATAGTAGATGCTTCTCCACTATCTAAAATTTGTTCAAGAGATTTAACCGAAAATTCTTGGTTAGGGTTTTTGATTTTTATAAAGTCTGGTATATTTTCACCGAATTCAGTTTTTACTGTATCAGTTATTATAATAGAATTGTATAAACTTTTTAAAAGATCAAGTTGTTGTATTTTTGAAAGAAGAATTAAGCAACTTGTATTTGAAATTACGTCAGGCATTCTCTAAATCATTTTTAAGATCATCTGTAGAATATCCAAATAGAATAGAAGAACCATAATTCTTCATAACATCAATTAAGGATGATTTCGAAAGATTGACAATATCGGCAGCTTGGCCTATAGATATTTTACCCGTTTCATACAACTTAACAGCCATTGCCATTTTGAAATCATATTCATTTAGATCTATTTGATCGGGAACTTGGAAACTTAAAGATTTCATGATTGTTATATAAAAACGTATGTTATTGAAATTCAAAAATCAAACTATTTTTCATCTCCTATTCATTGAATTTTTTGGAAATTTTGGTATTTTTTGATAAAACCAATTTTTTGCAGCAATTACGTATAACGTACTAGACTAGCCGACGTAGGCTGGCCCTGAGTCCCTGAAAGGGACGTTAGGGATTGGCGCGACACTTGCGTAAGCAAGAGGAGTGACAAAAGCCTATGTGTCGTAGACCGAACGAGGGCGCAAGTCCCGAAGTGAAGCGGTTAGTCGCTATTAAGTGCAGTTGCCATGGCCTAACTATTTTCAAGTGAGCCATGGATGGCGAACCTAAAATATATTTTTTTTATTTTCAGAATTTTGTTCTTTTGAGTCTATTCTTTGCCTAAATCAGTAAGACAGAGTACCGCATTAGCTAATTGTTGAACCCAAAAACTATGGGCAAGACCATTTGAATAAGTAATCTCACCTCTTCGAATTTTTCTAATTTCTTCTTTTGCTGAATTTTTTACTTCTGATAAAGCATCTATAATTGTTTCAGAGGTAATCTGATCTAGATAATTTGCTGGAATTAAATGGGCCATTAAACGTCCCTGATGTTCCTTCGAATCAAAGCGCGCGTCATGTATAATGAAATTTACTTCAGAAGCGGGAATTTTAAATATTTTTTTTAAGTGTAATGTGTTTAATACTATAAATCCATTATTATGTGCAAGCTCACCAGTTGGAATACGACAATCTTCTATTATAAGAAGATAACCATAAATGCTTAATAATTTTTTAATGTTAGAAAATAATTCGCACCAGCTTTGATGCGGTATTTCATGAAGAACATTGCTCAGAACTACGACATCAAAAAAGTTATCGTCTACTTTAGAACGAAGGCTTTCGATCGAGTTATGATACCGATTTACTTCATCGGGATAGGAAAGAGCGATATTCTTTAGGCATTGTTCTTTATCAGAATTGGTTGGATCAAAGGCATGATAGTTTAATTTGTCTGGAGATACATTTTCATAGTCTGCAAGATTTGCAATCATTCTACCTTTCCCAGCACCAAAATCCAAAAGATTTATTGAGTCTTTCCCTTCCCAGATTATTTTAAGTTGATCATAAAGTTGTTTTGATTGGGGATCGCTTGAGTCCGTCTCTACGACATTAGGCGGACATAAACATTCAAATGCAAAACGGTTTCTAGCCAATTCATAAGGAAGGCTTGTAAAATCCTTTAATTTTTGAATTCTTTCTTCATTTCCTAATAGACTTCTTAATACTGCTTCTGGTTTTTTACCAGAGTGTCTCACGGTACGATCATCTACAAACCAAAGCCCTGATGCATCAAAGTGTGAAAGAAGAGGGATCGAGTGTGTTGCAATCCAAATTTGTCCATTTGGATTATTTTTCCTTATTGTATCTAACAAGTCTATAACTGCTGAAGGGTGTAGATGATTTTCAGGTTCGTCCATAAAGAGTATATGGTTTGATAAGTTTCCTCCTTGAGAGTATATAGCAACACAAAGTTGTAATAAGATTCGTTGACCGGCTGAAAGTTGAGCCTGAGCAACTGGTCTATCGAAAATAGTTGAATAGCCATCTTTGTTCCAACCTATGTGTGTTCCAAGGAAAGATTTGATTATATCTTGTAATCGCTTATAATCTTTCAAGGATTCTTGCTTGTCATTGTCAGAATATTCTAAATTAGGATGGGTCGTATTGACCCAACGATCTAAAATTTTTTGTATCAGCGGTAGTGTCGCTTGATGTAGAGTTGAAACTCCAAGTTGTATCGCTTGATCAGCCCTTTGCATCCATTTCTGTTTGTTTTGGTTCGACCAGTCCTCTAATTCAATTTTATTAGGTACAAAGTCGACTATTACTATATCCTGTCTTCCGGTATCAGTAATGATCGGTTGTGGAGTATCTGATATTTCTTGCCATATTTTAATCTGTTGCTCAATGCTTTCTTTTAATTGTGGTTGTTGTGATATTTGATTTTCTAATTCTGTTATTCGATTTTGTAAATTTTTAATCTGTTGCTCAAACTTTTGTTTTAGTTGTGGTTGTTGTGATATATGACCTTCAATTTGTGTTATTTGTTTTTGATATTGCTTAATTTCGCTTTCTATATTCTGCTTTTGTTGCGGTTGTTGAGCAATCTGCATCTTTAATTGTTTTATTTGAGTTTCAGATTGGTTTTTTTGATGTAAAAAAGAGGATAGATTTGCTGTTTGATTGCGGATAATATCAAGAATTCTTGTTTTTCCTGAACCATTTTTTCCAGCTAACAGTATCGTGTTTCCGAGTTTCTTCATTGAGAGCGGGCGAAGACCAACTTTTTCGGTCACATTTTCAGTTAAATTAACCTCGACTATTT
Encoded proteins:
- a CDS encoding UPF0175 family protein encodes the protein MKSLSFQVPDQIDLNEYDFKMAMAVKLYETGKISIGQAADIVNLSKSSLIDVMKNYGSSILFGYSTDDLKNDLENA
- a CDS encoding DUF3368 domain-containing protein, with product MPDVISNTSCLILLSKIQQLDLLKSLYNSIIITDTVKTEFGENIPDFIKIKNPNQEFSVKSLEQILDSGEASTIALALETKNSLVILDDLKARKIAKNLGLKITGTLGILAKAKKLGIIDDLEKQINELQRKGIWISESVINEILRIDKSTN
- a CDS encoding AAA family ATPase, yielding MKIVEVNLTENVTEKVGLRPLSMKKLGNTILLAGKNGSGKTRILDIIRNQTANLSSFLHQKNQSETQIKQLKMQIAQQPQQKQNIESEIKQYQKQITQIEGHISQQPQLKQKFEQQIKNLQNRITELENQISQQPQLKESIEQQIKIWQEISDTPQPIITDTGRQDIVIVDFVPNKIELEDWSNQNKQKWMQRADQAIQLGVSTLHQATLPLIQKILDRWVNTTHPNLEYSDNDKQESLKDYKRLQDIIKSFLGTHIGWNKDGYSTIFDRPVAQAQLSAGQRILLQLCVAIYSQGGNLSNHILFMDEPENHLHPSAVIDLLDTIRKNNPNGQIWIATHSIPLLSHFDASGLWFVDDRTVRHSGKKPEAVLRSLLGNEERIQKLKDFTSLPYELARNRFAFECLCPPNVVETDSSDPQSKQLYDQLKIIWEGKDSINLLDFGAGKGRMIANLADYENVSPDKLNYHAFDPTNSDKEQCLKNIALSYPDEVNRYHNSIESLRSKVDDNFFDVVVLSNVLHEIPHQSWCELFSNIKKLLSIYGYLLIIEDCRIPTGELAHNNGFIVLNTLHLKKIFKIPASEVNFIIHDARFDSKEHQGRLMAHLIPANYLDQITSETIIDALSEVKNSAKEEIRKIRRGEITYSNGLAHSFWVQQLANAVLCLTDLGKE